One Cricetulus griseus strain 17A/GY chromosome 5, alternate assembly CriGri-PICRH-1.0, whole genome shotgun sequence genomic window carries:
- the LOC100774857 gene encoding olfactory receptor 10X1, giving the protein MAINQTTLKEFILIGFSAYPHVQTFLFGVFFCLYILTLAGNLTIMGLTWVDRSLHTPMYLFLSALSFSETCYTLTIIPRMLVDLLNNDRHISVAGCGLQMCFFLGLGGTNCIILTLMGYDRFLAICNPLRYPLLMTNVACGQLVASAWAGGFLISLIETALIFRVSFCIPNLIRHFFCHMRAVVRLSCIDSDLTEFIVTLMSVSGLLGTFLLISLTYVFILSSVLKIPSAEGKQKAFSTCASHLTVVIIHFGFASIVYLKPEASGGDDTLIAVPYTVITPFLSPIIFSLRNKDMKAAFRKVMRKTIVLKK; this is encoded by the coding sequence ATGGCGATCAACCAAACAACCCTGAAGGAATTCATTCTCATAGGCTTCTCTGCTTACCCACATGTACAGACCTTCctctttggggttttcttttgcCTCTATATTCTCACTCTTGCAGGCAACCTGACCATCATGGGATTGACATGGGTGGACAGGTCTCTCCACACCCCTATGTACCTCTTCCTCAGTGcactctccttctctgagacCTGCTACACCCTGACTATCATCCCCAGGATGCTGGTGGATCTGCTGAACAACGACAGACACATTTCAGTCGCAGGCTGCGGCCTGCAGATGTGCTTCTTCCTGGGCCTTGGTGGAACAAACTGCATCATTCTCACCTTGATGGGGTATGACCGCTTCCTGGCCATCTGCAACCCGCTCAGATACCCTCTCCTTATGACCAATGTTGCATGTGGACAACTTGTAGCTTCTGCTTGGGCTGGAGGCTTCTTGATTTCTCTAATTGAGACTGCACTGATATTCAGGGTGTCTTTCTGTATACCCAACCTCATCAGACACTTCTTTTGCCATATGAGGGCCGTTGTGAGGCTGTCCTGTATAGACAGTGACCTCACGGAATTCATTGTAACACTCATGTCAGTGTCAGGTTTGTTGGGTACATTCTTGCTCATCTCCTTGACTTATGtgttcatcctttcttctgtcctcaAGATCCCTTCAGCTGAGGGTAAGCAAAAAGCATTTTCCACCTGTGCCTCACACCTCACTGTGGTCATCATCCACTTTGGGTTTGCATCTATTGTTTATCTGAAGCCAGAAGCTTCTGGGGGAGATGACACGCTCATAGCAGTTCCTTATACCGTTATTACTCCTTTCCTCAGTCCCATCATATTCAGCCTCAGGAATAAGGATATGAAGGCAGCTTTTAGAAAGGTCATGAGAAAGACAATAgtattgaaaaaataa
- the LOC100771089 gene encoding olfactory receptor 10X1: protein MAINQTTLKEFILIGFSAYPHVQTFLFGVFFCLYILTLAGNLTIMGLTWVDRSLHTPMYLFLSALSFSETCYTLTIIPRMLVDLLNNDRHISVAGCGLQMCFFLGLGGTNCIILTLMGYDRFLAICNPLRYPLLMTNVACGQLVASAWAGGFLISFIQIALTFRVSLCIPNLIRHFFCNIRAVVRLSCIDNSLTELIVTLISMVGLVGTFLLISLTYVFILSSVFKIPSAEGKQKAFSTCASHLTVVIIHFGFASIAYLKPEASGGDDTLIAIPYTIITPFLSPIIFSLRNNDMKKAFRKIMSKTVVLKNNFGLLLLV, encoded by the coding sequence ATGGCGATCAACCAAACAACCCTGAAGGAATTCATTCTCATAGGCTTCTCTGCTTACCCACATGTACAGACCTTCctctttggggttttcttttgcCTCTATATTCTCACTCTTGCAGGCAACCTGACCATCATGGGATTGACATGGGTGGACAGGTCTCTCCACACCCCTATGTACCTCTTCCTCAGTGcactctccttctctgagacCTGCTACACCCTGACTATCATCCCCAGGATGCTGGTGGATCTGCTGAACAACGACAGACACATTTCAGTCGCAGGCTGCGGCCTGCAGATGTGCTTCTTCCTGGGCCTTGGTGGAACAAACTGCATCATTCTCACCTTGATGGGGTATGACCGCTTCCTGGCCATCTGCAACCCGCTCAGATACCCTCTCCTTATGACCAATGTTGCATGTGGACAACTTGTGGCTTCTGCTTGGGCTGGaggcttcttgatttcttttataCAAATTGCACTGACATTCAGGGTGTCTTTGTGTATACCCAACCTCATCAGACACTTCTTCTGCAACATCAGGGCAGTTGTGAGGCTGTCCTGTATAGACAATAGCCTCACAGAACTCATTGTAACACTCATATCAATGGTAGGTTTAGTGGGTACATTCTTGCTCATCTCCTTGACTTATGtgttcatcctttcttctgtcttcaagATCCCTTCAGCTGAGGGTAAGCAAAAGGCATTTTCCACCTGTGCCTCACACCTCACTGTGGTCATCATCCACTTTGGGTTTGCATCTATTGCTTATCTGAAGCCAGAAGCTTCTGGGGGAGATGACACGCTCATAGCAATTCCTTATACCATTATTACCCCTTTCCTCAGTCCCATCATATTCAGCCTCAGGAATAACGACATGAAGAAGGCTTTTAGAAAGATCATGAGTAAGACAGTAGTATTGAAAAATAACTTTGGGCTATTGCTGCTGGTTTAA
- the LOC100774562 gene encoding olfactory receptor 6P1 — protein sequence MRNLSGSHVEEFVLVGFPTSPSFQLLLFVFFFAIYLLTLLENILIVSTVWLTSSLHRPMYFFLGHLSFLELWYINVTIPRLLGAFLTQDGRVSYVGCMTQLYFFIALACTECVLLAVMAYDRYLAICEPLRYPSLMPASLATRLAAASWGSGFFSSMMKLLFISRLSYCGPNIINHFFCDISPLLNLTCSDKEQAELVDFLLALVMILLPLVAVVSSYAAIIVAILKIPTAQGRHKAFSTCTSHLVVVVIYYSSTLFTYARPRAMYTFNYNKVISVLYTVIVPFLNPAIYCLRNKEMKDAFRKTILGRCHQPRDVPD from the coding sequence ATGAGAAATTTGAGTGGAAGCCATGTGGAGGAGTTTGTCTTGGTGGGATTTCCTACCTCTCCATCCTTCCAGCTActcctctttgtcttcttttttgcaATTTATCTGTTGACATTGCTGGAAAATATACTCATTGTTTCTACAGTCTGGCTCACCTCAAGCCTTCATCggcccatgtacttcttccttggTCATCTCTCCTTCCTGGAACTATGGTACATCAATGTTACTATTCCCAGACTCTTGGGAGCCTTTCTTACCCAGGATGGCAGAGTCTCCTATGTAGGTTGCATGACCCAGCTCTACTTCTTTATTGCTTTAGCCTGCACTGAATGTGTCCTCTTGGCAGttatggcctatgaccgctaccTAGCCATCTGTGAGCCCCTTCGTTACCCTAGTCTCATGCCTGCCAGCCTGGCCACTCGCCTTGCAGCTGCTTCTTGGGGCAGTGGTTTCTTCAGTTCCATGATGAAGCTACTTTTCATTTCACGACTATCCTACTGTGGGCCCAATATCATCAATCACTTCTTCTGTGATATTTCCCCCCTGCTCAACCTCACCTGCTCAGACAAGGAACAAGCAGAGCTGGTAGACTTCCTGCTAGCACTGGTGATGATTCTGCTCCCTTTGGTGGCTGTGGTTTCCTCCTATGCTGCCATCATTGTAGCCATCCTGAAGATCCCTACTGCCCAGGGACGCCACAAAGCCTTCTCCACCTGCACCTCCCATCTGGTGGTGGTTGTCATCTACTACTCCTCCACTCTCTTCACCTATGCACGGCCCCGAGCCATGTACACCTTCAACTATAACAAGGTCATCTCTGTGCTCTATACTGTCATTGTACCATTCCTCAACCCAGCCATCTACTGCTTAAGGAACAAGGAGATGAAAGATGCTTTCAGGAAGACCATACTGGGAAGGtgccaccagcctagggatgttCCAGATTGA